In Sediminitomix flava, a single genomic region encodes these proteins:
- a CDS encoding metal ABC transporter permease yields MNSFIEDFILLGDANVRWVLLAVLLMSSSTSIVGCLSFLRKRALIGDAVSHAILPGICLSFLLTQSKDPVYLMVGAVITGSLSIWCIDFIVSHTKLKPDTALALILSVFYGIGIVLLTHIQTLGMAGQSGLDKFLFGKAASMVASDVRLFSTTSLIIILTVVFGFSAFRMVIFDRGYATSVGLPVKKIELLITFLTVLAIATGIQAIGVVLMSAMLITPAAAARYWTHSLSKMMIIAVIIAGISAYLGTLVSYIQPKMPTGPWVVVFLTFLAFISIIFGAKRGRLFSVYRRLQNKRRIQDENVLKSFYHLKESKEEFRSFTASELVEKTGYTRLKVKASINRLVASNLVKRDKHFISVTETGIEESKRLVRIHRLWELYITKYMNLPADHVHDDAEAIEHIITPELEQALIKELGRPEVDPHNTPIPYKAQ; encoded by the coding sequence ATGAATAGTTTTATTGAGGATTTCATTCTGTTAGGTGATGCCAATGTGAGGTGGGTATTATTAGCGGTATTGCTTATGTCTAGTAGTACATCTATTGTTGGTTGTTTATCTTTTCTGAGAAAAAGAGCGCTAATAGGAGATGCTGTTTCACATGCTATTTTGCCTGGTATCTGTTTATCTTTTCTCCTAACACAATCAAAAGATCCGGTTTACTTGATGGTAGGAGCTGTTATTACAGGAAGTTTGAGTATTTGGTGTATTGACTTTATTGTTTCTCACACAAAGCTTAAACCCGATACAGCTTTAGCACTTATCTTGTCCGTTTTTTATGGAATCGGAATTGTTTTGCTTACCCATATTCAAACGCTTGGAATGGCAGGGCAATCTGGTCTTGATAAATTTCTGTTCGGTAAAGCAGCCTCAATGGTCGCTAGTGATGTTCGACTGTTTAGTACTACCTCTCTAATTATTATTCTGACAGTTGTATTTGGTTTTTCAGCATTTAGAATGGTCATTTTTGATAGGGGTTATGCTACATCAGTGGGTCTACCAGTAAAGAAAATAGAACTATTGATTACGTTTTTGACAGTGCTTGCTATTGCGACAGGTATTCAAGCCATTGGTGTGGTTTTAATGTCAGCGATGCTTATAACACCAGCAGCAGCAGCAAGATATTGGACGCATTCTCTTTCTAAAATGATGATTATCGCTGTCATTATTGCAGGGATTTCAGCTTACTTGGGTACGTTAGTCTCTTATATTCAACCTAAAATGCCTACAGGACCTTGGGTTGTAGTTTTCTTAACCTTTCTAGCATTTATCTCTATTATTTTTGGCGCAAAGAGAGGACGTCTTTTTTCTGTGTACAGAAGACTACAAAATAAAAGACGTATTCAAGATGAAAATGTATTGAAGAGTTTTTATCATCTGAAAGAGTCTAAAGAAGAATTTAGAAGTTTCACAGCCTCAGAGTTAGTTGAAAAAACAGGATATACACGCCTTAAGGTCAAAGCATCGATCAATAGACTTGTTGCAAGCAATTTGGTGAAACGTGATAAACACTTTATCAGCGTGACGGAGACAGGTATTGAAGAATCGAAACGTTTAGTGAGGATTCATAGATTGTGGGAATTGTACATTACGAAATATATGAACCTTCCTGCAGATCATGTACACGACGATGCTGAAGCAATAGAACATATCATTACACCAGAGTTGGAGCAAGCTTTGATCAAAGAGCTAGGACGTCCTGAAGTAGACCCTCACAATACGCCAATCCCATATAAAGCACAATAA
- a CDS encoding metal ABC transporter permease has protein sequence MIVFDEFWIMLTGALVAISCSLLGCFLVLRKVVMVGDAISHAVLPGIVIAYFFSQSLDSLPMLIGAAAFGMIATVIIEMLSKKNKMQEDAAIGVTFTFLFALGVILITSFADKVDLDQECVLYGEIAYVPLDTLTLFGGVELGPVQVWILGFNLLLVLAFVILGYTPLKMSSFDPIFCTSVGISTSFWHYALMSGVSMTTVFSFEAVGAILVVAFLVGPPSIAYLISKDLKKMLWLAALFGVLSSVFGYLLAVLLNASIAGSMVVMIGIFFIIVLSIQLIRKQLKDKRNQTEISQMNFES, from the coding sequence ATGATAGTATTTGATGAATTTTGGATAATGCTCACTGGAGCTTTGGTTGCTATTAGTTGCAGTTTATTAGGGTGTTTTTTAGTACTTCGTAAAGTAGTCATGGTAGGCGATGCTATTTCTCATGCAGTTTTACCGGGTATTGTGATCGCATATTTCTTCTCTCAAAGTCTAGATTCGCTTCCAATGCTTATTGGTGCAGCAGCCTTTGGTATGATAGCTACTGTCATAATTGAGATGCTGAGCAAAAAGAATAAGATGCAGGAAGATGCAGCTATTGGAGTTACTTTTACTTTCCTGTTTGCCCTAGGTGTTATCTTGATAACCTCATTTGCTGATAAAGTAGATTTAGACCAAGAATGTGTGCTTTATGGAGAAATAGCATATGTACCTTTGGATACACTAACTCTTTTTGGTGGAGTTGAATTAGGACCTGTGCAAGTATGGATTTTAGGGTTTAATCTTTTACTAGTTTTGGCATTTGTGATTTTAGGCTATACTCCTCTAAAAATGTCTAGTTTCGACCCTATATTTTGTACTTCTGTAGGGATCTCGACTAGCTTTTGGCATTATGCACTAATGAGTGGAGTCTCAATGACTACTGTTTTTTCATTTGAGGCAGTAGGAGCGATATTAGTTGTTGCATTTTTAGTAGGGCCACCTTCTATCGCTTATTTAATATCAAAGGATTTGAAGAAAATGCTATGGTTAGCTGCTTTATTTGGAGTCTTATCTTCAGTATTTGGTTATCTGTTAGCTGTTTTACTCAATGCGTCTATTGCAGGAAGTATGGTTGTGATGATTGGAATTTTCTTTATTATAGTTTTATCAATTCAATTAATTAGAAAACAATTGAAAGATAAACGGAATCAAACTGAGATTTCACAAATGAATTTTGAAAGCTAG
- the ilvE gene encoding branched-chain-amino-acid transaminase, which yields MKYFDQNTIVFFNGEYIKASQAKSDLFAQSLHYGNAVFDAFRAYGTSLGPHIFKAEEHLARFSETAQKMHHTMPYSVRELIKISYELLERNNFTDAYIRPLIYSGMNMELSPDTKHHLFIAAWKWEKYLGKDLLDIKISDYKRPSPLACDVEAKVSGNYANSVAAVAEAQNAGFDDALLLDVEGKVAEGTGANFFFEKDGILFTPKKGHIFPGITRSVVLNLCKQMGQEVVEGVFFPEDLKDLDGAFFTGTAAQITGIASIDGHKMNKDWEDTIGYQVFEKYGHIVTQNEYDSYSII from the coding sequence ATGAAATATTTTGATCAAAACACGATTGTATTCTTCAATGGAGAATATATAAAAGCATCTCAAGCAAAGTCCGATTTGTTTGCGCAGTCTTTGCACTATGGTAATGCTGTTTTCGATGCTTTTAGAGCTTATGGAACTTCATTAGGTCCACATATTTTCAAAGCTGAAGAACACTTGGCTCGCTTTAGTGAGACAGCGCAGAAAATGCATCATACAATGCCATATTCTGTTAGAGAGCTTATCAAAATATCATATGAGTTGTTGGAGCGCAATAATTTTACTGATGCATATATCAGACCTTTGATCTACTCAGGTATGAATATGGAGCTTTCCCCAGATACAAAGCATCATTTATTTATTGCTGCATGGAAGTGGGAAAAGTATTTAGGTAAAGATTTACTTGATATCAAAATATCAGATTATAAAAGACCTTCTCCTTTAGCATGTGATGTAGAAGCAAAGGTTTCTGGTAATTATGCAAATTCCGTTGCAGCTGTAGCAGAAGCTCAGAATGCAGGTTTCGATGATGCATTATTACTAGATGTAGAAGGAAAAGTAGCTGAAGGTACAGGTGCTAACTTCTTTTTTGAGAAAGATGGAATACTTTTCACACCTAAAAAAGGGCATATTTTCCCTGGTATCACGAGGTCTGTTGTTCTAAATCTTTGCAAACAGATGGGACAAGAGGTCGTAGAAGGTGTTTTCTTTCCAGAGGACCTTAAAGATTTAGATGGTGCATTCTTTACGGGTACAGCTGCTCAAATAACTGGTATAGCATCAATAGATGGTCATAAAATGAACAAAGACTGGGAAGATACAATTGGTTATCAGGTCTTTGAAAAGTATGGTCATATTGTCACACAAAACGAATACGATTCTTATTCAATCATATAA
- the ilvD gene encoding dihydroxy-acid dehydratase, which translates to MEHKLNKYSQTVTQDVTQPAAQAMLYAVGLTEEDMSKPLIGIASTGYEGNSCNMHLNELATYVKKGTKEADLVGLIFNTIGISDGITNGTTGMRYSLVSREVIADSIESVVAGHFYDGVVSVVGCDKNMPGAMIAMSRLDRPSILVYGGTIASGCHKKKKLNIVSAFEALGEKFAGTISEEDFKGVIKNAIPGAGACGGMYTANTMASAIEALGMSLPYSASNPAIDDTKQKECVAAGIALRKLLEKDIKPSDIMTRKAFENALRIIIVLGGSTNAVLHMIAMADAMGVELSLDDFQRLSDETPLLADLKPSGKYLMEDVHEIGGIPAIMKRLLNDGLLHGDCMTVTGQTIAENLSDIDPLGEDQDLLRPLTDPIKATGHLQILYGNLAPEGSVAKITGKEGEVFEGTAKVFDKEFDAIKGIQDGTVEKGNVVVIRYEGPKGGPGMPEMLKPTSAIMGAGLGKDVALITDGRFSGGSHGFVVGHVSPEAQVGGPIALIKDGDPIRIDAVNNTIDVLIDEAELAARKETWVAPNPIYKRGVLAKYSKLVSSAAEGCVTDKF; encoded by the coding sequence ATGGAACACAAACTGAACAAATACAGCCAAACTGTAACACAAGATGTTACACAACCAGCAGCTCAAGCAATGTTATATGCTGTAGGTCTTACAGAGGAAGATATGTCAAAACCTCTAATCGGTATTGCAAGTACTGGTTATGAAGGTAACTCATGTAATATGCACCTCAATGAGTTGGCTACTTATGTGAAAAAAGGAACAAAAGAGGCTGATTTAGTAGGTCTTATATTCAATACGATTGGAATTAGTGATGGTATTACCAATGGTACTACTGGTATGAGATACTCATTGGTTTCAAGAGAAGTAATTGCTGACTCTATTGAAAGTGTTGTAGCTGGTCACTTTTACGATGGTGTTGTATCTGTTGTAGGTTGTGATAAGAATATGCCAGGAGCAATGATCGCAATGAGTCGTTTAGATCGTCCTTCAATCCTTGTTTACGGAGGTACAATTGCTTCGGGTTGTCATAAGAAAAAGAAATTAAATATTGTCTCAGCTTTTGAAGCACTAGGTGAAAAGTTTGCTGGAACAATCAGTGAAGAAGATTTTAAAGGAGTAATTAAGAATGCTATTCCTGGAGCTGGAGCATGTGGCGGTATGTATACGGCTAACACAATGGCTTCCGCAATTGAGGCATTAGGAATGAGCTTACCTTATAGTGCTTCTAATCCTGCAATTGATGACACCAAACAAAAAGAGTGTGTAGCAGCAGGTATTGCCCTTAGAAAACTACTAGAAAAAGATATTAAGCCTTCAGATATCATGACTCGTAAAGCATTTGAGAATGCTTTGAGAATTATCATTGTATTAGGAGGGTCAACGAATGCAGTACTTCACATGATTGCTATGGCAGATGCTATGGGAGTTGAGTTAAGTCTTGATGATTTCCAAAGACTTTCAGACGAAACGCCTTTACTAGCTGACTTAAAGCCAAGTGGTAAGTACTTAATGGAAGATGTTCATGAGATTGGTGGTATTCCAGCAATTATGAAGCGTTTGCTTAATGATGGTCTTCTACATGGAGATTGTATGACAGTGACGGGACAAACAATTGCCGAAAACTTATCGGATATAGATCCTCTAGGTGAAGATCAAGATTTACTTCGTCCACTTACAGATCCTATCAAAGCGACTGGTCACTTGCAAATTTTGTATGGTAACCTTGCCCCAGAAGGCTCAGTTGCAAAAATTACAGGTAAAGAAGGTGAAGTATTTGAAGGTACTGCAAAAGTCTTTGATAAAGAATTTGATGCAATCAAAGGAATTCAAGATGGAACAGTTGAGAAGGGAAATGTAGTTGTAATCAGATATGAAGGTCCTAAAGGTGGCCCAGGTATGCCAGAAATGTTGAAACCAACTTCGGCAATCATGGGTGCTGGACTAGGAAAAGATGTTGCCTTGATTACTGATGGTAGATTCTCAGGGGGGTCTCATGGTTTTGTAGTTGGACACGTTTCGCCAGAAGCACAAGTAGGAGGACCGATTGCTCTTATAAAAGATGGTGACCCTATCCGAATTGATGCGGTAAATAATACAATAGATGTCTTAATTGATGAGGCTGAATTAGCTGCTCGTAAAGAAACTTGGGTAGCTCCAAATCCAATATATAAAAGAGGTGTTTTAGCCAAATATTCAAAATTAGTTTCTTCAGCTGCAGAAGGCTGTGTAACAGACAAATTCTAA
- the ilvB gene encoding biosynthetic-type acetolactate synthase large subunit, whose protein sequence is MTTTNEFFNEVAFAEPIAPKRKVTGSEAVILSLLAEGVDTMFGYPGGAIMPVYDALYNYQDQLKHILVRHEQGAVHAAQGFARVRNEVGVCMATSGPGATNLITGIADAMIDSTPLVCITGQVAEHLLGTDAFQETDILGISMPVTKWNYQVTKAADIPGAIAKAFYLAKSGRPGPVVIDITKNAQFEEVDFEYKKCTGVRSYRPAKKPEYTSLEDAAKLINEAKKPYLLAGHGVLLSGAQELLKEFINKTDIPVASTLLGLSAFDASHPNYVGMLGMHGNYAPNVKTNECDLLIGLGMRFDDRVTGDVSKYAKQAKVIHIEIDPAEIDKIIKADVPIIADASRALEGLIPLVEKRSHSEWIAEFREGDRLEKEKVLDGEFSANTEKVKMAEVVNKLSEMTEGKAIVVTDVGQHQMIGSRYYKFTETDSNVTSGGLGTMGFALPAAIGAKLGQMKREVVAIIGDGGFQMTPQELGTIMQYDIPVKILILNNSFLGMVRQWQQMFFEKRYSFTEMSNPDFIKLADSYSIPAERVTEREQLEEGLQKMIDAKGSFLLEVVVEKETNVFPMIPTGASVSDVLLEAPKA, encoded by the coding sequence ATGACCACAACAAATGAATTTTTTAATGAAGTAGCTTTTGCAGAGCCAATAGCTCCAAAAAGAAAAGTAACAGGTTCTGAAGCAGTAATTTTATCATTGCTTGCTGAAGGTGTGGACACCATGTTTGGGTATCCGGGTGGTGCAATTATGCCTGTTTATGATGCTTTGTACAATTACCAAGATCAATTAAAGCATATCTTGGTCAGACATGAGCAAGGAGCCGTCCATGCAGCACAAGGGTTTGCACGTGTTCGTAATGAAGTTGGAGTTTGTATGGCAACTTCTGGACCTGGAGCAACAAATCTAATTACAGGTATTGCAGATGCCATGATTGATTCAACCCCTTTGGTTTGTATTACAGGGCAAGTAGCTGAGCATTTATTAGGTACTGATGCATTCCAAGAAACTGACATTTTGGGTATTTCTATGCCTGTTACAAAATGGAATTATCAAGTAACGAAAGCGGCTGATATACCGGGTGCAATTGCAAAAGCATTTTATTTAGCGAAAAGTGGTAGACCAGGACCTGTAGTAATTGATATTACTAAAAATGCTCAATTTGAAGAAGTTGATTTTGAGTATAAAAAATGTACAGGTGTTCGTAGTTACAGACCTGCCAAAAAACCTGAATATACTTCATTAGAAGACGCAGCTAAGTTGATCAATGAGGCTAAGAAACCTTATTTGTTGGCTGGTCATGGAGTTCTTCTTTCTGGGGCGCAAGAATTATTAAAAGAGTTTATCAATAAAACAGATATACCTGTTGCCAGTACATTGTTAGGTTTGTCTGCATTTGACGCTAGTCACCCTAATTATGTTGGTATGCTTGGTATGCACGGTAATTATGCACCAAACGTAAAAACAAACGAATGTGATTTGTTGATTGGTTTGGGAATGCGATTTGATGACCGTGTAACAGGGGATGTTTCCAAATACGCAAAGCAAGCCAAGGTTATTCATATTGAAATCGATCCTGCTGAAATTGATAAAATCATAAAAGCAGATGTACCAATTATAGCTGATGCTTCTAGAGCTTTGGAAGGTTTAATTCCTTTGGTAGAAAAACGATCGCATTCAGAGTGGATTGCTGAGTTCAGAGAAGGAGATAGACTTGAAAAAGAAAAAGTATTAGATGGAGAATTCTCAGCTAATACAGAGAAAGTAAAGATGGCCGAAGTCGTTAATAAACTTTCTGAAATGACAGAAGGTAAGGCTATTGTAGTAACAGATGTAGGTCAGCATCAGATGATCGGTTCTCGTTATTATAAGTTTACTGAGACAGATAGTAATGTAACTTCTGGAGGTCTAGGGACTATGGGGTTTGCATTGCCAGCAGCAATAGGTGCTAAGCTTGGTCAGATGAAGAGAGAAGTTGTGGCAATCATTGGAGACGGTGGTTTCCAAATGACACCTCAAGAGTTAGGGACGATTATGCAATATGATATCCCTGTAAAAATCTTGATTCTGAATAATAGCTTTTTAGGTATGGTTCGTCAGTGGCAGCAGATGTTCTTTGAGAAAAGATATTCTTTCACTGAGATGTCAAATCCAGACTTTATCAAATTGGCTGATAGTTATTCTATTCCAGCGGAAAGAGTAACAGAAAGAGAGCAATTAGAAGAAGGATTGCAGAAAATGATTGATGCGAAAGGTTCATTCCTTTTAGAAGTTGTTGTAGAAAAGGAAACAAATGTTTTCCCTATGATTCCTACAGGAGCTTCAGTATCTGATGTTTTACTTGAAGCCCCAAAAGCCTAA
- the ilvN gene encoding acetolactate synthase small subunit — protein MKEKFTLSIYTENTVGLTSRITNIFSRRKTNIESLTTSASELEHVHKFTVVFFETEEGAEKIMKQVERQIDVIKAFSYRDQEIIHQEIALYKVAFESLSQEEEVEKIVRRHHARILSATPEYVVIEKTGHEWETHELYEDLKPIGLMQFARSGRVSISKERQDVSPLLQEFSEFQESL, from the coding sequence ATGAAAGAGAAATTTACTTTGTCAATCTATACTGAGAATACAGTAGGTTTGACTTCACGTATCACAAATATTTTCTCCAGAAGAAAAACGAATATTGAAAGCTTGACTACTTCTGCTTCAGAGCTAGAACATGTTCATAAATTCACAGTCGTGTTTTTTGAGACAGAAGAAGGTGCTGAAAAAATCATGAAGCAAGTTGAGCGTCAGATTGATGTGATTAAAGCATTTTCTTATAGAGATCAAGAAATTATTCATCAAGAGATAGCGCTATATAAAGTTGCTTTTGAAAGTCTTTCTCAAGAAGAAGAAGTTGAAAAAATTGTTAGAAGACACCATGCCCGAATCTTATCTGCTACACCTGAATACGTAGTGATTGAGAAAACTGGACATGAATGGGAAACACACGAGTTGTATGAAGACCTAAAGCCAATTGGTTTGATGCAATTCGCTCGATCAGGTAGAGTATCCATCTCTAAGGAACGCCAAGATGTAAGTCCTTTATTACAGGAGTTTAGCGAATTTCAAGAGAGTTTATAA
- the ilvA gene encoding threonine ammonia-lyase: MEVAADTQLAQVENILKANIKLKEVVNRTPLMRNMNLSEKHDANILLKREDLQVVRSYKIRGAYNKISSLTEDEKQKGIVCASAGNHAQGVAYACKTLGIRGVIFMPAPTPSQKVEQVNMFGKEFVEVVLVGDTFDDSFKAAKKYQEEQGSIFIHPFDDDKVIEGQGTVGLEILEDTQDPIDYLILPIGGGGLSAGVGSYFKQISPNTKIIGVEPAGAPSMREAIAKGQPIELAKIDKFVDGAAVQKIGSRTFEIGRQVLDEVMLVPEGKICTTILKLYNKDAIVVEPAGALSIAALDIVAEKYDLKGKNVVCVVSGSNNDITRMEEIKERSLLYEGLKHYFIIRFPQRAGALRDFLNNVLGPKDDIVHFEYSKKINREKGPAVVGIELEDASDYEQLLGRMDKENIVYEKLNENADLFNFLIS, translated from the coding sequence ATGGAAGTAGCAGCCGACACCCAATTAGCACAAGTAGAGAACATACTAAAAGCAAATATAAAGCTCAAAGAAGTGGTTAATAGAACTCCTTTGATGCGAAATATGAACCTCTCTGAAAAGCATGATGCAAATATTTTGTTGAAGCGAGAAGATCTTCAAGTTGTTCGATCTTATAAAATCAGAGGAGCGTACAACAAAATTTCTTCTTTAACTGAAGACGAAAAACAAAAAGGAATTGTATGCGCTAGTGCAGGAAACCATGCACAAGGGGTGGCTTATGCATGTAAAACTTTAGGAATTAGAGGTGTGATTTTTATGCCTGCACCTACACCTTCTCAGAAAGTAGAACAAGTAAATATGTTTGGGAAGGAGTTTGTAGAAGTTGTGTTGGTTGGAGATACCTTCGATGATTCTTTCAAAGCGGCTAAGAAGTATCAAGAAGAACAAGGCTCGATCTTTATTCATCCATTCGATGATGATAAAGTAATAGAAGGCCAAGGTACAGTAGGCTTAGAAATCTTAGAAGATACACAAGATCCTATCGATTACTTAATTTTACCAATTGGTGGTGGTGGATTAAGTGCTGGTGTAGGTAGCTATTTCAAACAAATATCTCCAAATACAAAAATTATAGGAGTAGAGCCTGCTGGAGCACCTTCTATGAGAGAGGCGATAGCAAAAGGACAGCCTATTGAATTAGCTAAAATTGATAAGTTTGTAGATGGTGCTGCGGTTCAAAAAATAGGTTCTCGTACTTTCGAAATAGGGCGTCAAGTACTAGATGAAGTTATGCTAGTCCCTGAAGGAAAGATATGTACTACTATCTTAAAGCTTTATAATAAAGATGCTATTGTTGTTGAGCCAGCTGGAGCTTTATCTATTGCAGCCTTAGACATAGTGGCTGAAAAATACGATTTAAAAGGAAAGAATGTCGTATGTGTGGTGAGTGGTAGTAATAATGATATTACCCGTATGGAAGAGATCAAAGAAAGATCACTTCTTTATGAAGGACTCAAGCATTATTTCATCATACGATTCCCACAGAGAGCTGGTGCTTTAAGAGATTTCTTGAATAATGTATTAGGCCCTAAAGATGATATTGTACACTTTGAGTACAGTAAAAAGATTAATAGGGAGAAAGGACCTGCAGTGGTGGGTATCGAACTTGAAGATGCTTCAGATTATGAGCAACTTTTAGGACGTATGGATAAAGAAAACATTGTCTATGAGAAGCTAAATGAAAATGCAGATTTATTTAACTTCTTAATTTCATAA
- a CDS encoding isopenicillin N synthase family dioxygenase: MTSVEIAKVDFLDFVSGDAERKEKFVQEIGDSFAEIGFVIVKNHGVSKELRDKLYEASKKFFELEDTIKDQYEIESLAGQRGYTGKKKETAKGSEIPDLKEFYHIGQNIQGENTEGYPENIWPSEVAEFKTYGEEVYKTFEDTGRNLLKAIALYLGLYESYFDSKIENGNSILRLLHYFPIENTDEIEDGAIRAAAHEDINLITLLMGGSAEGLQAQAKDGTWVDVNPEPDEIVINIGDMLQRLTNNRLRSTTHRVINPRKELLHTSRYSTPFFLHPKSEMDLTCLKSCISESNPKRYDDTTAGNYLMERLKELGLLK, translated from the coding sequence ATGACTTCTGTTGAAATTGCAAAAGTAGATTTTCTCGATTTTGTATCGGGAGATGCTGAACGAAAGGAAAAATTTGTTCAAGAAATTGGTGATTCTTTCGCTGAAATTGGGTTTGTCATAGTCAAAAACCACGGAGTTAGTAAAGAGCTAAGAGACAAACTTTATGAGGCATCTAAAAAGTTTTTTGAACTTGAAGACACGATCAAAGATCAATATGAAATTGAGTCATTGGCTGGACAACGTGGATATACAGGTAAAAAGAAAGAAACAGCCAAAGGTTCTGAAATACCTGATCTAAAAGAGTTCTATCACATTGGTCAGAACATTCAAGGTGAGAACACAGAAGGCTACCCAGAAAATATTTGGCCTAGTGAAGTAGCCGAATTCAAAACTTACGGAGAAGAGGTTTACAAGACTTTTGAAGATACGGGAAGAAACCTTCTGAAAGCAATTGCCCTTTATCTTGGTTTATACGAAAGCTATTTCGATTCAAAAATTGAGAACGGTAATAGTATTTTGAGACTCTTGCATTACTTCCCAATCGAAAATACAGATGAAATTGAGGATGGAGCTATCAGAGCTGCTGCACACGAAGATATCAATCTAATAACCCTTCTTATGGGTGGAAGTGCTGAAGGCTTACAAGCGCAAGCAAAAGATGGTACTTGGGTAGATGTAAACCCTGAACCAGACGAGATTGTGATTAACATTGGAGATATGCTTCAACGTCTGACAAATAATCGCTTACGTTCTACCACTCATAGAGTAATCAATCCTAGAAAAGAACTTCTTCATACATCAAGATACTCTACGCCATTCTTCTTACATCCTAAGAGTGAAATGGACTTGACTTGTCTGAAAAGCTGTATTTCTGAGTCTAACCCAAAACGTTATGATGATACAACTGCAGGAAATTACTTGATGGAAAGATTAAAAGAATTAGGTCTTTTGAAATAA
- a CDS encoding TRM11 family SAM-dependent methyltransferase yields the protein MSGQGYIYSFKYDYHHTSLCKLESRQIFQKEEEDKVLFSDVKIDPAISPFILSRFDVILSTENYEDLIQDIKALNLTDHGFKVDYLKLTGDNTRFAERKLKLKDVGYSIFAEPNFFTPSITYSICTYKGIWYFGTLEKRQTDWVKHNDKPYSFSNSICMIIGKSLVSMVSKGDKSQKLLDVCCGVGTIMLEACYSGFNIEGCDINPKRWNHTTLNLEHYNYKAKVHCSDVKDMTDRYDSAIIDLPYNLYSYSTDFITKNIIESTAKLSDRVVIVSTTNVREIISNAGLSIIDHCTVEKKGKSTFARNIWVCEK from the coding sequence ATGAGTGGGCAAGGTTATATATATTCTTTCAAGTACGATTACCATCATACATCTTTATGTAAGCTAGAGTCAAGACAAATTTTTCAAAAGGAAGAAGAGGATAAAGTTCTTTTTTCAGATGTGAAGATAGACCCTGCCATCAGCCCTTTCATTCTGAGTCGCTTTGATGTTATCTTATCTACAGAGAACTACGAAGACTTAATTCAAGATATTAAAGCGCTCAATCTAACAGATCATGGCTTTAAAGTTGACTACCTCAAACTAACAGGTGACAATACTCGCTTTGCAGAACGAAAACTGAAATTAAAGGATGTAGGTTATAGTATTTTTGCTGAACCAAATTTCTTCACACCGAGTATCACATATTCCATTTGTACTTACAAAGGTATTTGGTATTTCGGAACCCTAGAAAAGCGTCAGACTGATTGGGTAAAACACAATGACAAACCCTATTCATTCAGTAACTCTATCTGTATGATTATTGGGAAATCGCTCGTTAGTATGGTTTCTAAAGGAGATAAATCACAAAAATTACTTGATGTTTGCTGTGGTGTAGGCACAATTATGTTGGAAGCTTGCTATTCTGGGTTTAACATAGAAGGCTGTGATATTAATCCGAAAAGATGGAATCATACAACACTAAATCTTGAGCACTACAATTATAAAGCAAAAGTTCATTGTTCTGACGTAAAGGATATGACTGATCGTTACGATTCAGCCATTATAGATCTACCATACAATTTATATAGCTATTCAACGGATTTCATTACCAAAAATATTATTGAGTCTACAGCTAAACTCTCAGATCGAGTAGTCATTGTTTCTACCACAAATGTTAGAGAAATCATATCAAATGCTGGACTTTCTATTATTGATCATTGTACGGTAGAAAAGAAGGGGAAATCTACTTTTGCTAGAAATATCTGGGTTTGTGAGAAATAA
- a CDS encoding nuclear transport factor 2 family protein, which yields MNRYPFIHQFYKALDEGDLLHLQKFLTRDSIVSFAHHPPIIGRDQIGESFLRFFEKFSSITHRTAEKWETPDALIIRGESTYRFKGEEKLIVIPYCHIFKFQDNRVFRFYIYADIFPLGKVF from the coding sequence ATGAATCGTTATCCCTTTATACATCAGTTCTATAAAGCTCTAGACGAAGGAGATTTGTTACACCTTCAAAAATTTCTGACTCGTGATTCCATTGTTAGTTTTGCTCATCACCCGCCTATTATTGGGCGAGACCAAATCGGAGAATCTTTCCTTCGATTCTTTGAAAAATTTTCTTCGATCACGCATCGAACTGCTGAAAAATGGGAAACGCCAGATGCGCTTATTATCAGAGGAGAAAGTACTTACCGTTTCAAAGGCGAAGAAAAACTCATTGTGATTCCCTATTGCCATATCTTCAAATTTCAAGATAATAGGGTGTTCAGGTTTTACATTTACGCCGATATTTTCCCTTTAGGTAAAGTTTTTTAA